One Alkaliphilus sp. B6464 genomic window carries:
- a CDS encoding BMP family ABC transporter substrate-binding protein → MKKSVSILLALLLAISLVLVGCGSKTGAPAGNNEQQEDTLKVALLINGSLGDKSFFDSADNGMKLLKEKYGDKVETKTIEMGKDLTKWEPTLQDVSEQDWDIIIVGTWQMSEPLSNIAPQYPDKKYIIFDTEVDYSTGDFSNVYSVLYKQNEVAFLAGALASKVTTSDMPLANEQKLIGFLGGVDVPVVNDFLVGYIEGAQYVNEDVKVALSYVGAFSDSAKAKEMSLAQYNQGVDIAFNVAGQGGLGQIDAAKETNNYVIGVDSDQAHLFKDSDIDKAKLITTSALKRVDNSIVRAVEMYKEGTLKFGETEVTGFKEECVGLAENEIYTEVVPEEIRKELSEIKEKLINGEIKVKTAMGMSTEELNQIRDSVRP, encoded by the coding sequence ATGAAAAAGTCAGTAAGTATTCTTTTAGCTTTACTACTTGCCATATCACTTGTTTTAGTAGGATGTGGAAGTAAAACTGGGGCACCAGCGGGGAACAACGAACAGCAGGAAGATACTTTAAAAGTAGCACTGCTTATCAACGGAAGCTTAGGAGATAAGTCTTTCTTTGATTCTGCCGATAATGGAATGAAGCTATTAAAAGAAAAATATGGTGATAAAGTTGAAACTAAGACTATAGAAATGGGTAAAGATCTTACAAAATGGGAGCCAACTTTACAAGATGTATCAGAGCAGGATTGGGATATTATTATAGTAGGAACATGGCAAATGTCTGAGCCGTTAAGCAATATTGCACCCCAATATCCAGATAAAAAGTATATAATTTTCGATACAGAGGTTGATTATAGTACTGGAGATTTCTCAAATGTGTACTCAGTACTTTATAAACAAAATGAAGTTGCTTTTTTAGCGGGGGCACTAGCATCTAAGGTAACAACATCAGATATGCCTCTTGCCAATGAACAAAAACTTATTGGATTTTTAGGTGGAGTAGATGTACCTGTTGTTAATGACTTTCTTGTAGGGTATATTGAAGGAGCTCAATATGTAAATGAAGATGTTAAAGTTGCGCTTTCTTATGTAGGTGCTTTCTCAGATTCTGCAAAGGCTAAAGAAATGTCACTTGCTCAGTATAACCAAGGAGTAGATATAGCATTTAATGTTGCTGGACAAGGTGGATTAGGACAGATTGATGCTGCTAAAGAGACTAATAATTATGTTATTGGTGTAGATTCTGACCAAGCTCATCTGTTTAAAGATAGTGATATAGATAAAGCAAAACTTATAACTACATCTGCATTAAAAAGAGTAGATAACTCTATTGTAAGAGCTGTAGAAATGTATAAAGAAGGAACATTAAAGTTTGGAGAAACTGAGGTTACAGGTTTCAAAGAAGAGTGTGTTGGATTAGCTGAAAATGAAATATATACTGAAGTAGTGCCAGAAGAAATTAGAAAAGAGTTATCAGAAATAAAAGAAAAGCTTATAAATGGTGAGATCAAAGTTAAAACAGCTATGGGAATGAGTACCGAAGAACTTAATCAAATAAGAGATTCTGTAAGACCATAG
- a CDS encoding ABC transporter permease, translated as MNALLETIFTASFGYAVLRVTTPILFAALAAQISKKAGVDNIALEGTMLTSALTGVIVSAYTNSAWIGLLGAVLAGIAIAMILAYSSLKLNTNIILSGIALNLMASGGTVFVLYLVAHDKGISSSLKSHVLPKITLPIIDKIPVIGTILSGHNVLTYFSLIAVVLIYFLIYRMPIGYKIRAVGENKDAADSVGINVVKIQYIALLISGALAGLGGAYMSMGYVSWFSTNMTSGRGFIALAAEAMGGGTPFGILIASLFFGLADALSNSIQVIRIPSEFIQAIPYVSTIIGLIVYSSNQTSKVNKLKGKHIN; from the coding sequence ATGAATGCATTACTTGAAACAATTTTTACAGCTAGTTTTGGATATGCTGTATTGAGAGTAACAACCCCTATACTTTTTGCTGCTCTTGCAGCACAGATATCTAAAAAAGCTGGAGTAGATAATATTGCCCTTGAAGGTACTATGCTTACATCTGCCCTTACTGGAGTAATAGTTAGCGCGTATACTAATAGTGCCTGGATTGGACTTTTAGGAGCTGTATTAGCAGGAATAGCAATTGCCATGATTCTAGCTTACTCTTCCTTAAAGCTTAATACTAACATTATTTTATCAGGTATAGCATTGAACTTAATGGCAAGTGGAGGGACAGTATTTGTTCTTTACCTAGTTGCTCACGACAAGGGGATATCTTCATCCCTAAAGAGTCATGTACTTCCAAAGATAACACTTCCTATTATAGACAAAATACCAGTAATAGGAACTATTTTATCTGGCCATAATGTTTTAACTTATTTTTCATTAATAGCAGTCGTATTAATATACTTCCTTATATACAGAATGCCTATAGGCTATAAGATAAGAGCAGTAGGCGAGAATAAAGACGCAGCTGATTCAGTAGGCATAAATGTGGTAAAGATTCAATACATTGCGTTACTAATAAGTGGCGCATTAGCAGGATTAGGTGGAGCATATATGTCTATGGGATATGTTTCATGGTTTTCTACAAATATGACATCAGGAAGAGGATTTATAGCATTAGCGGCTGAGGCCATGGGTGGAGGCACTCCATTTGGAATACTTATAGCGTCTTTATTCTTTGGGCTTGCCGATGCATTATCCAATTCTATTCAGGTAATAAGAATACCGTCAGAATTTATACAAGCAATACCCTATGTATCAACAATCATTGGACTAATAGTTTACTCTTCTAATCAAACGTCCAAAGTAAATAAACTAAAAGGCAAGCATATAAACTAA
- the deoD gene encoding purine-nucleoside phosphorylase, with translation MSIHIGAKKGDIAETILLPGDPLRAKYIAENFLEDAVCYNEVRGMYGYTGTYKGKRVSVQGTGMGIPSISIYVNELIQSYDVKNLIRIGTCGSMQEDIKVRDVVLAMSASTNSGANKVRFSGLDYAPTANFELLNKAHGISKDLGMNVKVGNVLTSDLFYGDNPDAWKMWAKYGTLVVEMETAELYTVAAKYNAKALSILTVSDSIITKELTTAQERQETFNNMVEIALKTALE, from the coding sequence ATGAGTATTCATATAGGAGCAAAAAAAGGAGATATAGCTGAAACTATTCTATTACCGGGAGATCCATTAAGAGCTAAATATATAGCTGAGAACTTTTTAGAAGATGCAGTATGTTATAACGAAGTAAGAGGAATGTACGGGTATACAGGAACATATAAAGGCAAAAGAGTATCTGTTCAAGGAACAGGTATGGGAATACCTTCAATATCTATATATGTAAATGAATTAATACAAAGTTATGATGTAAAAAATCTAATAAGAATTGGTACATGTGGCTCAATGCAGGAAGATATAAAAGTTAGAGATGTTGTATTAGCAATGAGCGCGTCCACTAACTCTGGTGCAAATAAAGTTAGATTTAGTGGACTTGATTATGCACCTACAGCCAATTTTGAACTTCTTAATAAAGCACATGGTATTTCAAAAGACCTAGGTATGAATGTAAAAGTAGGAAATGTACTTACAAGTGATTTATTTTATGGGGACAATCCAGATGCATGGAAAATGTGGGCAAAATATGGAACATTAGTTGTTGAAATGGAAACAGCCGAATTATATACAGTAGCAGCTAAGTATAATGCAAAAGCATTATCAATTTTAACAGTGAGTGACAGTATTATAACAAAAGAGCTTACAACAGCTCAAGAAAGACAAGAAACCTTTAACAATATGGTTGAGATAGCTTTAAAAACAGCATTAGAATAG
- a CDS encoding GNAT family N-acetyltransferase, translating into MNDIIIRKLSSDEKIPYDLLLLADPSIETINDYIYRGSWYAAYINNNIVGAYVMIRTRPLTLELVNIAVVEEYQGKGIGKRLIFNAIDIAKKDKAKVLEVGTGNSSISQLALYQKCGFRIVGIDRDFFKKHYTDKIIENGIECVDMIRLSIDL; encoded by the coding sequence ATGAATGACATTATTATAAGAAAGTTAAGCAGTGATGAAAAGATCCCATATGATTTACTTCTTTTGGCAGATCCATCAATTGAAACAATTAATGACTATATATATAGGGGAAGCTGGTATGCTGCATATATTAATAATAATATTGTTGGAGCCTATGTAATGATAAGAACAAGACCATTAACTTTAGAACTTGTAAATATTGCAGTTGTTGAGGAATATCAAGGCAAAGGAATAGGCAAGAGATTAATATTTAATGCAATAGATATCGCAAAGAAAGATAAGGCAAAGGTTTTGGAAGTCGGAACAGGAAATTCCAGCATATCTCAACTAGCACTTTATCAAAAATGTGGATTTCGTATAGTTGGTATAGATAGAGATTTTTTTAAAAAGCATTATACAGATAAAATAATAGAAAATGGAATAGAATGTGTTGATATGATTAGGTTAAGTATAGATTTATAA
- a CDS encoding sigma-54 interaction domain-containing protein has product MKDIISEELSSMNSIDKAKHYKQIYKELKLILDSTYDEIVIADGEGVILRVSKSCHKVFGIPEEEMIGKSAKELEQKGILSKSTAVYVSQHKEKVTLIQTTRAGRRLMVTGIPMFDDSGNLIRIISISRDITEIENLKKQLNETEEMLDWYRKEIFKQHTKDKNIIIGKSAPINEIMKLVHQIASVDITVLITGDTGVGKGVLARLIHSVSNRRDKPFIQVNCGAIPESLLESELFGYVEGAFTGANKGGKKGLFEAAEEGTLFLDEIGEIPLHLQVKLLHAIEERIFYKLGSSKPIKFNARIISATNRNLDVLVSEGKFREDLFYRLNVVPIHIPPLRERKEDIPILSNYFLEKFNAKYSVSKKISSEAYNFFMSNTWHGNIRELENTIERLILTTTDEIIRSENIENLLKGNVLIRIADDNIMPLKQAKEAVEKKILNNALKKYKTTRKMAEVLEVDQSTVVKKLNKYNIRV; this is encoded by the coding sequence ATGAAGGATATTATTAGTGAGGAGCTAAGCAGCATGAATAGTATAGATAAGGCGAAACATTATAAGCAGATATATAAGGAGCTTAAGCTCATATTAGACAGTACTTATGATGAAATTGTTATTGCAGACGGAGAAGGAGTGATATTAAGAGTTAGTAAATCATGCCATAAAGTATTTGGCATACCTGAAGAAGAGATGATAGGTAAAAGTGCTAAAGAGTTAGAACAAAAAGGAATATTGTCTAAATCTACAGCGGTATATGTGTCACAACATAAAGAAAAGGTAACTCTTATTCAGACAACAAGAGCAGGAAGAAGACTAATGGTTACGGGTATACCAATGTTTGATGATAGTGGTAATTTAATAAGAATTATTAGCATTTCTAGAGACATTACTGAAATAGAAAATCTAAAGAAGCAGCTGAATGAAACTGAGGAAATGCTAGATTGGTATAGAAAAGAAATATTTAAGCAGCATACAAAAGACAAAAATATTATAATAGGAAAAAGTGCACCTATAAATGAAATAATGAAGCTTGTACATCAGATAGCAAGTGTTGACATTACAGTATTAATAACCGGAGATACAGGAGTAGGAAAAGGAGTATTAGCAAGACTGATCCATAGTGTGAGCAATAGGCGAGATAAGCCATTTATACAGGTCAATTGTGGCGCAATACCAGAGAGTCTTTTAGAGTCTGAGCTATTCGGCTATGTAGAAGGAGCTTTTACTGGTGCTAACAAAGGAGGAAAGAAAGGATTATTTGAAGCTGCGGAGGAAGGAACATTGTTTTTAGACGAGATAGGAGAGATACCACTGCATTTACAGGTAAAGTTATTACATGCAATAGAAGAAAGGATATTTTATAAACTAGGGAGTTCAAAGCCAATTAAATTCAATGCTAGAATCATATCTGCAACTAATAGAAACCTAGATGTACTTGTTAGTGAAGGTAAGTTTAGAGAAGATTTATTCTACAGATTAAATGTTGTTCCAATTCACATACCGCCTTTAAGAGAGCGAAAAGAGGACATTCCTATATTATCAAATTATTTTTTAGAAAAATTTAATGCTAAGTATAGTGTTTCGAAAAAAATCTCTTCTGAAGCATATAATTTCTTTATGTCAAATACATGGCATGGAAACATAAGAGAGCTTGAAAATACTATAGAAAGACTTATATTAACAACAACTGACGAAATAATAAGAAGTGAAAATATCGAGAACTTGCTTAAGGGTAATGTTTTAATAAGAATAGCAGATGATAATATAATGCCTTTAAAGCAAGCAAAAGAAGCTGTAGAAAAAAAGATCCTTAATAATGCACTCAAAAAATATAAAACTACAAGAAAGATGGCAGAAGTATTAGAGGTTGATCAATCCACAGTAGTTAAAAAGCTTAATAAGTATAATATCCGAGTATAA
- the buk gene encoding butyrate kinase — MKKLYTFLIINPGSTSTKIAIFENDKEVMTETIKHSSEEIKDFEAIYDQFDFRKDLIIKTLEAKNIDFPKFSAIIGRGGNMKPVVGGTYEVNEEMLKDLKIGVMGQHASNLGGGLAYSIAEELGLKAYVVDPVVVDEFEPLARISGTPLIERKSKDHPLNQKAVARAAAAEMGGKYEDYNFIIAHLGGGISVGVHQKGRLIDVNNALNGDGPMSPERCGGIPFGSLIDICFSGKYSKEEITKELVGGGGLAGYLGTNDGREVCKLIESGDGHAKLIYEAMAYQISKEIGAASAVLKGNVSSILLTGGLAHDKLLMSWIKDRVGFLAPVKIFPGEHEMEALASGVLRVLEGKESIQTYPNT; from the coding sequence ATGAAAAAATTATATACTTTTTTAATAATAAACCCTGGATCAACTTCAACAAAAATAGCTATATTTGAAAATGATAAAGAGGTGATGACAGAAACTATTAAACATTCTTCTGAAGAAATAAAAGACTTTGAGGCAATATACGATCAATTTGATTTCCGTAAAGATTTAATAATAAAAACATTAGAAGCTAAAAACATAGATTTTCCTAAATTTTCAGCTATTATAGGTCGCGGTGGTAATATGAAACCTGTAGTAGGCGGTACATACGAAGTTAATGAAGAGATGTTAAAGGATTTAAAGATAGGGGTTATGGGACAGCATGCTTCAAACTTAGGAGGAGGACTTGCCTACTCAATAGCTGAAGAATTAGGACTAAAAGCATATGTTGTTGATCCAGTTGTTGTAGATGAATTTGAACCACTAGCTAGAATATCAGGAACTCCGTTAATAGAAAGAAAGTCTAAAGATCATCCTTTAAACCAAAAGGCAGTGGCGAGGGCAGCAGCGGCAGAAATGGGAGGCAAATATGAAGATTATAATTTTATAATTGCTCATTTAGGTGGTGGTATATCTGTAGGAGTTCATCAAAAGGGTAGGTTAATAGATGTTAACAATGCTTTAAATGGGGATGGCCCTATGTCTCCAGAAAGATGTGGTGGTATACCTTTTGGTTCCCTTATTGATATATGTTTTTCAGGAAAATATAGTAAAGAAGAGATTACTAAGGAGCTAGTGGGCGGTGGTGGTTTAGCAGGGTATTTAGGAACAAATGACGGACGAGAAGTTTGTAAGCTTATTGAAAGTGGTGATGGGCATGCTAAGTTAATATACGAGGCTATGGCATATCAAATTTCAAAAGAAATAGGTGCAGCATCTGCCGTACTTAAAGGTAATGTAAGCTCTATTTTGTTAACAGGAGGACTTGCTCACGATAAACTACTTATGAGTTGGATTAAAGATAGAGTAGGTTTTCTTGCTCCTGTAAAAATATTTCCAGGAGAACATGAAATGGAAGCACTAGCTTCGGGAGTACTGCGAGTATTAGAAGGAAAAGAGTCCATTCAAACATATCCGAATACTTAA
- a CDS encoding ABC transporter ATP-binding protein codes for MHEDILRAENLTKIYPNGIVANQGVNFSLKRGEIHALVGENGAGKSTLMKMLFGLETPQEGSIYLKGKKIELTSPKIAIDNGIGMVHQHFMLVPSLTVAENIVLGIQPTKGILVDNEKSISMIEELSKKYNLKVDPNALVADIPVGVKQKVEILKALIRGAEILILDEPTAVLTPQETEELFQELVLLKENGHTIVFISHKLNEIKRLCDRLTVMRNGRSMGVFKVKDVTEEDISKLMVGRDVILTVNKEKCSPKEVVLDVKNLKYINDIGKATVNGVSFNLRSGEILGIAGVEGNGQGELVEIITGLKKATKGDITILGQNISNMSIKNIRDLGTSHVPQDRMTHGVAGDVSIEQNLISDKYASSELTGRILLKMNKIKELSKELVKEYKIKCNSPNQIVKMLSGGNIQKVVVAREFSKNPKLLIVDQPTRGIDVGATEFIRKKIVELRDNGSSIFLVSADLNEVLELSDSLIVMYGGEIVAYFEDASKVTEEELGLYMLGIKRQSLEEVRRGVHE; via the coding sequence ATGCATGAAGATATATTAAGAGCAGAAAATCTTACAAAAATATATCCAAATGGGATTGTAGCAAACCAAGGTGTAAATTTTTCGCTTAAGCGAGGGGAAATACATGCTTTAGTGGGAGAAAACGGTGCTGGTAAGTCTACTTTGATGAAGATGCTATTTGGTCTTGAGACACCTCAGGAAGGTAGCATATATCTTAAAGGAAAAAAGATAGAGCTTACCTCACCTAAAATTGCTATAGATAATGGAATAGGAATGGTACACCAGCACTTTATGTTAGTTCCATCCCTTACAGTGGCAGAAAATATAGTACTAGGAATACAGCCTACAAAGGGAATACTAGTGGACAATGAAAAATCTATTAGTATGATAGAAGAGCTTTCTAAAAAATATAACTTAAAAGTAGATCCTAATGCATTAGTAGCAGACATACCAGTAGGTGTTAAACAGAAGGTTGAGATATTAAAGGCACTTATAAGGGGTGCAGAAATACTTATTTTAGATGAGCCTACTGCGGTACTTACGCCACAGGAGACTGAAGAGCTGTTTCAGGAGCTAGTACTTTTGAAAGAAAATGGACATACTATTGTATTTATATCACATAAGTTAAATGAAATAAAAAGACTTTGTGACAGGCTTACTGTAATGCGAAATGGTAGAAGTATGGGAGTATTTAAGGTAAAGGATGTAACAGAAGAAGATATTTCAAAGTTAATGGTAGGAAGAGATGTTATTTTAACAGTTAATAAGGAGAAGTGCAGTCCTAAAGAAGTTGTATTGGATGTTAAAAATCTAAAGTATATAAATGATATAGGAAAAGCTACAGTAAATGGCGTATCATTTAATTTAAGAAGTGGAGAAATATTAGGCATAGCAGGAGTAGAGGGCAATGGCCAAGGAGAGCTTGTAGAGATCATAACCGGACTAAAAAAGGCGACAAAAGGAGATATAACTATACTTGGACAGAATATATCTAATATGAGTATTAAAAATATTAGAGATCTCGGAACCTCCCATGTGCCACAGGATAGAATGACACATGGTGTTGCAGGAGATGTAAGTATAGAGCAGAACCTGATATCAGATAAATATGCTTCTTCAGAGCTTACAGGCAGAATACTTCTTAAAATGAATAAAATTAAAGAGCTTTCAAAGGAGTTAGTAAAAGAATATAAGATTAAATGTAATTCTCCAAATCAAATTGTAAAAATGCTATCTGGAGGAAATATACAGAAGGTTGTTGTGGCAAGAGAATTTTCTAAGAACCCTAAATTACTTATTGTAGATCAGCCTACGAGAGGTATAGATGTTGGTGCTACAGAATTTATAAGAAAAAAAATAGTAGAGCTTAGAGATAATGGGAGCAGTATATTTCTTGTATCTGCTGACTTAAATGAAGTACTAGAGCTTAGCGATAGTCTTATAGTTATGTATGGAGGAGAAATAGTAGCATATTTTGAAGATGCTTCAAAAGTTACTGAAGAAGAGCTAGGACTATATATGCTTGGTATTAAAAGACAATCCTTGGAAGAAGTAAGGAGGGGAGTTCATGAATAA
- a CDS encoding GNAT family N-acetyltransferase → MMQELIRFAKEYGTIRNISLGVKASNKNAIILYEKFGFQKIGLHKNYFNVNGSFDDEILMDLYI, encoded by the coding sequence ATGATGCAAGAATTAATAAGATTTGCAAAGGAATATGGTACAATAAGAAATATAAGTCTAGGTGTTAAGGCAAGCAACAAGAATGCAATTATACTGTATGAGAAATTTGGTTTTCAAAAAATTGGATTACACAAAAATTACTTTAATGTAAATGGTAGTTTTGATGATGAAATACTAATGGATTTATATATTTAA
- a CDS encoding GNAT family N-acetyltransferase, whose amino-acid sequence MIRLLTQDDKKIILEYLQRNEIETSFLYANIIEFGVDNIQDIRRCADYYGFFNGEGLKGILPFYNLGSCIPHYEHTAAVPLFAEIMKDRKFEFLLGMENVVKPLYEEIKDYKEINGYDESSYFTNRNFKPFILGGVDFINVDGVSGEDVVDFILDGRINGFNQFSTREDIRKTLIQRGEEEEFIIVEKDGKMVAQACVQTYTPQINQIGGVYTIKEERGKGYCKAIVSEMCSRIIAKGKMPTLSVKKNNIPAVKAYTALGFQHYDDYLIIRCK is encoded by the coding sequence ATGATTAGATTACTTACACAGGATGATAAAAAAATTATTCTGGAATATCTTCAAAGAAATGAGATTGAAACATCATTCTTATATGCAAATATTATTGAATTTGGTGTTGATAATATACAGGACATAAGAAGATGTGCAGATTACTATGGATTCTTTAATGGAGAGGGATTAAAAGGCATCTTACCTTTCTATAATCTTGGTAGTTGTATACCTCATTACGAACATACCGCTGCTGTGCCTTTATTTGCAGAAATTATGAAGGATAGAAAATTTGAATTTTTACTAGGCATGGAAAATGTCGTAAAGCCCTTATATGAAGAAATTAAAGATTATAAAGAAATTAATGGATATGATGAAAGTTCTTATTTTACAAACAGGAATTTTAAACCTTTTATATTGGGTGGAGTAGATTTTATAAATGTAGATGGAGTAAGTGGTGAAGATGTAGTTGATTTTATTTTAGATGGTCGTATAAATGGATTTAATCAGTTTTCAACGAGGGAAGACATAAGAAAAACCTTGATACAAAGAGGAGAAGAAGAGGAATTTATTATTGTAGAAAAGGACGGTAAAATGGTAGCACAAGCATGTGTGCAGACATATACACCACAAATTAACCAGATTGGCGGTGTATATACAATTAAAGAGGAAAGAGGTAAAGGTTACTGTAAAGCAATTGTATCTGAAATGTGTAGTAGAATTATTGCAAAAGGTAAGATGCCAACTCTTTCTGTCAAAAAGAATAATATACCTGCTGTCAAAGCCTATACTGCATTAGGGTTTCAGCACTATGATGATTACTTGATTATAAGGTGCAAGTAG
- a CDS encoding ABC transporter permease, whose product MNKNTHFELIRTILGIFISLAIAILIIFAISNEPTVALKAFLTGPLKSVRHFGNVLEATIPLIFTGLAISIMFQAKQFNLGAEGSFFIGSIAATVIAIKFTLPFGIHPAVAIIIGGIVGGIVCLLPAVLKTKWNAHEFVSSLMLNYIVFYIGMFVINYYLRDVNAGAMVSQKFQETAVLGTIVPKTRIHWGIIVAIGMIIFCYYFLYKTRWGYEIRMVGQNKEFAEYSGINAVKVILYSQAIGGFIAGMGGSIEVLGMYTRFSWSASPGYGWDGVIVSILARRNPALIPISAFFLAYLRTGADIMSRMSDVQSEVVAVIQGIMILLIAAERFLAHWKNKKIYSEAKSTIVDNTENVVVKGDI is encoded by the coding sequence ATGAATAAAAACACACATTTTGAGTTGATAAGAACTATCCTAGGAATATTTATTTCACTAGCCATAGCAATTTTGATAATTTTTGCAATAAGTAATGAACCAACAGTAGCATTGAAGGCATTCTTAACAGGTCCTTTAAAATCAGTGAGACATTTTGGTAACGTACTTGAAGCTACCATACCTCTAATTTTCACAGGTTTAGCCATAAGTATTATGTTTCAAGCAAAACAATTTAACTTAGGAGCTGAGGGTTCTTTCTTTATAGGTTCCATTGCAGCAACAGTTATTGCTATTAAATTCACACTCCCATTTGGAATTCATCCAGCAGTTGCTATAATAATTGGTGGGATAGTAGGAGGTATTGTCTGTCTATTGCCTGCTGTACTTAAAACTAAATGGAATGCTCACGAATTTGTATCATCACTTATGTTAAATTATATAGTGTTTTATATAGGAATGTTTGTAATCAATTATTATCTTAGAGATGTAAATGCAGGCGCTATGGTTTCGCAGAAGTTTCAGGAAACCGCAGTACTTGGGACAATAGTTCCAAAGACTAGAATACACTGGGGAATAATTGTAGCTATAGGTATGATAATATTTTGCTACTATTTCTTGTATAAAACAAGATGGGGCTACGAGATAAGAATGGTTGGGCAAAATAAAGAGTTTGCTGAGTATTCAGGGATTAACGCAGTAAAGGTAATATTATATTCACAGGCTATAGGAGGTTTTATAGCTGGAATGGGAGGCTCCATAGAAGTATTAGGAATGTATACGAGATTTTCATGGTCAGCTTCTCCAGGGTATGGATGGGATGGTGTTATAGTTTCTATTTTAGCTAGAAGAAATCCAGCACTGATACCTATTTCAGCCTTTTTTCTAGCATATCTTAGAACAGGTGCTGATATAATGTCTAGAATGTCAGATGTTCAAAGTGAAGTTGTAGCAGTTATTCAAGGAATAATGATATTACTAATTGCAGCAGAAAGATTTTTAGCACATTGGAAGAATAAAAAAATATACAGTGAAGCCAAAAGCACTATTGTGGATAACACTGAAAATGTAGTAGTAAAGGGGGATATATAA
- a CDS encoding aspartate aminotransferase family protein, giving the protein MKLKDVNLTKEDIKALTNKYMIETYERFDFVAEKADGMYLYDEEGNAYLDFYGGIAVNSAGNRNEKVVAAVKDQLDDIIHTFNYPYTIPQALLSQLICEAIGMDKIFYQSTGTEANEAMIKMARKYGTDKYGPNKYHIITAKSSFHGRTYGAMSATGQPDNACQLGFKPMLPGFSYADFNDVESFRNLVTEDTIAIMFEPVQGEGGVRPATPEFIKGIKELCEEKNLLLLFDEIQTGWCRTGNVMAFMSYGVKPDIVSMAKAMGGGMPIGAICATNEVAQVFSMGSHGTTYGGNPVCCAAAYAQIKELLDRNLADNAAEIGAYFMEKLKNLPYVKDVRGKGLLVGVEFDGLNSAEIKRNCVARRLLVTSIGANVIRMVPPLILTKEHCDQAFDILKEAVEAVALVPAEA; this is encoded by the coding sequence TTGAAACTAAAAGATGTTAATTTAACAAAGGAAGACATTAAAGCCTTGACCAATAAGTACATGATTGAAACTTATGAAAGATTTGACTTTGTTGCTGAAAAGGCAGATGGAATGTATTTATATGATGAAGAAGGAAATGCATACTTAGACTTCTATGGTGGTATTGCAGTAAATAGTGCAGGAAACCGTAATGAAAAGGTAGTAGCTGCTGTTAAAGATCAACTTGATGATATAATTCATACTTTTAACTATCCCTATACAATACCACAAGCTTTGCTTTCACAATTAATTTGTGAAGCTATAGGAATGGATAAAATCTTCTACCAAAGTACAGGAACTGAAGCAAATGAAGCTATGATTAAAATGGCAAGAAAGTATGGAACTGATAAATATGGACCTAACAAATATCATATTATAACAGCAAAAAGTAGTTTTCACGGTAGAACTTATGGAGCAATGTCAGCAACTGGTCAACCAGATAATGCTTGCCAGTTAGGATTTAAGCCTATGCTGCCTGGATTCTCATATGCTGATTTTAACGATGTAGAATCTTTTAGAAATCTAGTTACAGAAGATACAATTGCAATTATGTTTGAGCCAGTTCAAGGCGAAGGTGGGGTTAGACCTGCTACTCCAGAGTTTATTAAAGGAATTAAAGAACTTTGCGAAGAAAAAAATCTACTCTTGCTTTTTGATGAAATTCAGACTGGATGGTGCAGAACTGGTAATGTAATGGCATTTATGAGTTATGGAGTTAAACCAGATATAGTATCAATGGCTAAAGCAATGGGTGGAGGTATGCCAATTGGAGCTATATGTGCCACTAATGAAGTAGCACAAGTATTTTCAATGGGATCACATGGAACAACTTATGGTGGAAACCCTGTTTGTTGTGCTGCTGCTTATGCACAAATTAAAGAATTGCTGGATAGAAATTTGGCAGATAATGCAGCAGAAATAGGTGCATATTTCATGGAAAAACTAAAAAATCTACCTTATGTTAAAGATGTTAGAGGAAAAGGTCTATTAGTAGGAGTAGAATTTGATGGACTAAATAGTGCTGAAATTAAACGTAATTGCGTTGCTAGACGACTTCTTGTTACATCAATTGGCGCTAACGTAATCAGAATGGTTCCACCATTAATTTTAACAAAAGAACATTGTGATCAAGCTTTTGATATATTAAAAGAAGCAGTTGAAGCCGTTGCATTAGTTCCAGCAGAAGCCTAA